A window of the Xenopus laevis strain J_2021 chromosome 9_10L, Xenopus_laevis_v10.1, whole genome shotgun sequence genome harbors these coding sequences:
- the eef1b2.L gene encoding elongation factor 1-beta (The RefSeq protein has 2 substitutions compared to this genomic sequence): protein MGFGDLKSPAGLKVLKEFLADKSYIEGYVPSQADVAVFDALSAAPPADLFHALRWYNHIKSYEKQKSSLPGVKKALGNYGPVNIEDTTGSAAKETKEEDDDDIDLFGSDDEEESEDAKRVRDERLAQYEAKKSKKPTLIAKSSILLDVKPWDDETDMGKLEECLRSIQMDGLLWGSSKLVPVGYGIKKLQIQCVVEDDKVGTDVLEEKITAFEDFVQSMDVAAFNKI from the exons ATGGGCTTCGGCGATCTCAAATCCCCAGCAGGCCTTAAGGTCCTAAACGAGTTCCTGGCCGACAAGAGCTACATTGAGGG GTATGTCCCTTCCCAGGCTGACGTTGCAGTATTCGATGCACTTTCTGCTGCTCCCCCTGCTGATCTCTTCCATGCTCTGCGTTGGTACAACCACATCAAGTCTTACGAGAAGCAGAAAAGTAG cctGCCTGGTGTGAAGAAGGCTTTGGGAAACTATGGCCCTGTTAACATTGAAGATACTACCGGCAGTGCAGCAAAAGAGACCAAAGAAGAGGATGATGATGACATTGATTTGTTTGGTTCAGATGATGAAGAG gaaAGTGAAGACGCTAAGAGGGTCCGTGACGAGCGCTTAGCTCAGTATGAAGCAAAGAAGTCTAAAA AGCCAACACTTATTGCTAAATCATCCATTCTTCTTGATGTGAAGCCATGGGATGATGAGACGGATATGGGCAAACTAGAAGAGTGTGTCAGAAGTATACAGATGGACGGCTTGTTGTGGGGATCAT CAAAGCTTGTCCCTGTTGGGTATGGTATCAAAAAGCTGCAGATTCAGTGTGTGGTTGAAGATGACAAAGTTGGCACAGATGTTCTAGAGGAAAAGATCACTGCATTTGAAGACTTTGTACAATCCATGGATGTTGCTGCTTTCAACAAGATCTAA
- the gpr1.L gene encoding G-protein coupled receptor 1, with translation MDIPSEDYDNYSNAYDYYDFEETPHDSAYPHALHIVSIVIYSLAFLLGVPGNAMVIWFTGFRWEKTVSTLWFLNLAIADLIFVLFLPLHITYVATDFHWPFGKYFCKINSFIAVLNMFASVFFLTVIGLDRYLSLAHTRCVQRHRTLRKSMVLSGIVWICAGIIAAPALYFRDTTEIDNSITICFNNFHDYDHSVMKKTHTVLTLIRFFIGYLFPLLTMSVSYSLLAIRIKDKNALGSSKFFWTVFAIVVAFFVCWTPYHIFSLLELNVHHSIEFREWIRIGMPISTSLAFINSCLNPIIYVLISKAFVAHLGTSVAEIFKHTLRDISQTGVKSEQLVDSKSNPTVCETVW, from the coding sequence ATGGACATCCCTTCTGAAGATTATGACAACTACTCCAACGCATATGATTACTATGACTTTGAGGAGACACCCCATGATTCTGCATACCCTCATGCTCTCCACATCGTGTCCATTGTCATCTACTCCTTGGCATTTCTTTTAGGAGTGCCTGGAAATGCTATGGTCATCTGGTTTACTGGTTTCAGATGGGAAAAAACTGTAAGCACCCTATGGTTTCTTAACCTGGCCATTGCTGATCTGATCTTCGTCTTGTTCCTTCCCTTGCATATCACTTATGTGGCTACTGACTTCCACTGGCcttttggaaaatatttctgcAAGATCAACTCTTTCATTGCTGTGCTCAACATGTTTGCTAGTGTATTCTTCCTTACTGTGATTGGCCTGGATAGGTACTTATCTTTGGCTCACACAAGGTGTGTACAAAGACACAGGACACTAAGAAAATCAATGGTTTTGAGTGGTATTGTCTGGATATGCGCTGGCATCATTGCTGCTCCTGCTCTTTATTTCAGAGACACAACTGAAATAGACAATTCAATCACCATCTGCTTCAACAACTTCCACGACTATGATCATTCTGTCATGAAGAAGACTCACACTGTTCTTACACTAATAAGGTTCTTTATTGGATACCTCTTTCCTCTTCTGACTATGAGTGTGTCTTACTCATTACTTGCCATCAGGATAAAGGACAAAAATGCACTGGGTTCTAGTAAATTCTTCTGGACTGTCTTTGCTATTGTcgttgctttttttgtttgttggacTCCCTACCATATTTTTAGTTTGCTGGAACTGAATGTCCATCACAGTATTGAATTCCGCGAGTGGATCAGAATTGGTATGCCCATCTCCACAAGTTTGGCCTTTATAAACAGTTGCCTTAACCCAATCATTTATGTTCTGATAAGCAAGGCATTCGTGGCACATTTGGGAACCTCAGTAGCAGAGATATTTAAACACACACTTCGAGATATAAGCCAGACCGGTGTTAAAAGTGAGCAGCTGGTGGACTCCAAAAGCAATCCGACTGTCTGTGAGACAGTGTGGTGA